One window from the genome of Rariglobus hedericola encodes:
- a CDS encoding Cell division protein CpoB yields MRFRFLPLCLCALATLLFVAGCGRYDSSPFTAEIDESNYRRGKDLLRQGRNQEALAAFLKVVEKRGDDAPESHLEIGILYQQHIKDPIAAIYHYRKFRELKRNSPQSDLVRQRIDAATREFARTLPAQPLDNQMERLDLLEKVDQLQRENIQLKDQLIGVRTQAINTPRPSSVVAAADPDQLAPLAVSTAESPIAVPDPEPAAVVEQPAVVPSVAVNRPTPVATPPPAVSGRRYVVAKGDSLYAIAKRHYGTANNARVQAILNANRAVLPNAGALQPGMTLIIP; encoded by the coding sequence ATGAGGTTCCGCTTTCTTCCGCTTTGTCTGTGCGCGCTCGCGACGTTGCTTTTTGTCGCGGGTTGCGGCCGCTATGACTCGTCTCCGTTTACCGCGGAAATCGACGAATCCAACTACCGCCGTGGCAAGGATCTGCTCCGTCAGGGGCGCAACCAGGAGGCGCTCGCCGCATTCCTGAAAGTGGTTGAAAAACGCGGCGACGATGCGCCCGAATCCCACCTCGAAATCGGCATTCTTTACCAGCAGCACATCAAGGATCCGATCGCGGCGATTTATCACTACCGGAAATTCCGTGAATTGAAGCGCAACTCTCCGCAGTCGGATCTCGTGCGCCAGCGTATCGATGCGGCCACGCGGGAGTTTGCCCGCACTCTTCCAGCCCAACCACTCGACAACCAGATGGAGCGCCTCGATCTCCTGGAGAAAGTCGACCAGTTGCAGCGTGAAAATATTCAGCTGAAGGATCAGCTCATCGGTGTGCGCACGCAGGCGATCAACACACCGCGTCCGTCATCGGTAGTCGCGGCGGCGGATCCGGATCAGCTCGCGCCGCTGGCAGTTTCCACGGCCGAGTCTCCGATTGCCGTGCCGGATCCCGAACCTGCTGCCGTGGTTGAGCAACCGGCGGTCGTTCCGTCTGTGGCGGTGAATCGGCCGACTCCGGTGGCCACGCCGCCTCCGGCGGTTTCCGGCCGTCGCTACGTGGTGGCCAAGGGCGACTCGCTGTATGCGATTGCCAAGCGCCACTACGGCACGGCCAACAACGCGCGCGTGCAGGCCATCCTCAATGCCAACCGCGCGGTGCTGCCGAATGCGGGGGCATTGCAGCCGGGTATGACGCTGATCATTCCATAA
- a CDS encoding KpsF/GutQ family sugar-phosphate isomerase, protein MALDSKTTLARARAAIKIEQEALTATARDLDGKFVDVSRAVQSTNAAGRKLIFTGIGKSAHIANKLVGTFNSTGLSTCFLDATQALHGDLGLCSEGDLVFLLSNSGQSEEILRLIPGFRRLGVRTVAFTSNPASDLAKNSELQLIYSVPREACPLRLAPTASTTAALALGDALAMVLLDERGLTRDDFAKFHPAGNLGRVLLLRVKDIMRSGARLPIVTEKATTQEAILAMTKSKSGSIAIVHPKSGKLTGIFTDGDFRRSALTGPGFLEKPVITFMTPSPKTVGEDALGVDALRLFQAHKIDDLIVVDSKGKPTGLVDGQDLPKLKIV, encoded by the coding sequence ATGGCCCTCGACTCCAAAACCACCCTCGCTCGCGCCCGAGCCGCGATTAAAATCGAACAAGAGGCCCTCACCGCGACCGCCCGCGACTTGGACGGGAAATTCGTGGACGTGTCCCGCGCCGTGCAGTCCACCAACGCCGCCGGCCGCAAACTCATCTTCACCGGCATCGGCAAATCGGCCCACATCGCGAACAAGCTCGTCGGCACCTTCAACAGCACCGGCCTTTCCACCTGTTTTCTCGATGCCACTCAGGCTCTTCACGGCGATCTCGGCCTATGCAGTGAAGGCGACCTCGTTTTCCTCCTGAGCAACAGCGGCCAGTCCGAGGAAATCCTGCGCCTCATCCCCGGCTTTCGCCGCCTCGGCGTGCGAACCGTCGCCTTCACCAGCAATCCCGCCTCCGACCTCGCCAAAAACTCCGAGCTGCAACTCATCTACAGCGTGCCGCGCGAGGCTTGTCCGCTCCGGCTCGCGCCGACCGCCAGCACCACCGCCGCCCTCGCCCTCGGTGATGCCCTCGCGATGGTTCTCCTCGATGAACGCGGCCTCACGCGCGACGACTTCGCGAAGTTCCACCCCGCCGGCAACCTCGGCCGCGTCCTGCTCCTTCGCGTCAAAGACATTATGCGCAGCGGCGCCCGCCTGCCCATCGTCACCGAAAAAGCCACCACGCAGGAGGCCATCCTAGCGATGACCAAGTCCAAGAGCGGCAGCATCGCCATCGTCCATCCGAAGTCTGGAAAACTCACCGGCATCTTCACCGACGGCGACTTCCGCCGCAGCGCACTCACCGGCCCCGGCTTCTTGGAGAAACCCGTGATCACGTTCATGACCCCTTCCCCAAAGACCGTGGGCGAAGACGCGCTGGGCGTGGATGCTTTGCGCCTGTTTCAGGCTCACAAAATCGATGACCTCATCGTCGTCGATTCGAAGGGTAAGCCCACCGGCCTCGTTGACGGTCAGGATCTACCCAAACTCAAAATCGTCTGA
- a CDS encoding pyridoxal phosphate-dependent aminotransferase, giving the protein MPRTSRRTSVFTESLIREMSRVAAQHGAINLSQGFPDGDPPAALVQAAKDAMDAGRHQYAITWGSPELRDALAAKLTRFTGLPVDPLRELVVTCGATEAMLAAVMTVCDPGDRIGMFSPFYENYNADAILSGATAVHVPLHPPQYGFDPAELRAAFATGGGLKAFILCNPSNPCGRVFTREELLQIAALAEEFDTFVITDEVYEHLVFDGRQHVYFATLPGMAKRTLSVSSLSKTFSITGWRLGYLHAAPEIIAQARKVHDFLTVGAAAPLQHAVVTALGWGADYYAGLAAEYQSQRDVLLGYLDRTGLTYTRPEGAYFVMLDISPFGYASDVEFAHWMAKEIGVAPVPGSSFFANGENRYVRLNFAKKPATLHAAGERLLKLKRG; this is encoded by the coding sequence ATGCCGCGCACCTCCCGCCGCACGTCTGTTTTTACCGAGTCGCTCATTCGCGAGATGTCGCGGGTCGCCGCGCAACACGGCGCGATCAACCTCTCGCAAGGTTTTCCTGATGGGGATCCGCCCGCGGCGCTCGTGCAGGCGGCGAAGGACGCGATGGATGCCGGTCGTCACCAATACGCGATCACTTGGGGATCGCCCGAACTGCGCGATGCGCTGGCGGCAAAACTCACGCGGTTTACCGGCCTTCCCGTGGATCCGTTGCGCGAGCTTGTCGTTACGTGCGGTGCGACCGAGGCAATGCTCGCCGCCGTCATGACGGTATGCGATCCGGGCGACCGCATTGGCATGTTTTCGCCGTTTTACGAAAACTATAACGCCGACGCGATTCTCAGTGGCGCGACAGCGGTGCACGTGCCGCTGCATCCGCCGCAGTATGGTTTTGATCCGGCGGAATTGCGCGCGGCGTTTGCGACGGGCGGAGGATTGAAGGCTTTCATTTTGTGCAATCCTTCGAACCCGTGTGGACGGGTGTTCACGCGCGAGGAATTGCTGCAAATCGCCGCGCTCGCCGAGGAGTTCGATACCTTCGTCATCACTGACGAAGTGTATGAGCACTTGGTGTTCGACGGACGTCAGCATGTGTATTTCGCGACGCTCCCCGGCATGGCCAAACGCACGCTGAGCGTGTCGTCGCTTTCGAAAACGTTTTCAATCACCGGCTGGCGTCTCGGTTATCTGCACGCAGCGCCGGAGATCATCGCGCAGGCGCGCAAGGTCCACGATTTCCTCACGGTGGGCGCGGCGGCTCCGTTGCAACACGCGGTGGTCACGGCGCTCGGCTGGGGCGCGGATTATTACGCGGGACTTGCGGCCGAGTATCAGTCGCAACGCGATGTGTTGCTCGGCTATCTGGATCGCACCGGGCTGACCTACACGCGACCCGAAGGTGCCTATTTCGTGATGCTGGATATTTCGCCCTTCGGCTACGCGAGTGACGTGGAGTTCGCGCACTGGATGGCGAAAGAGATCGGTGTCGCGCCGGTGCCGGGATCGAGTTTTTTTGCCAACGGTGAAAACCGTTACGTGCGCCTGAATTTCGCCAAGAAACCGGCCACGCTGCACGCGGCGGGCGAGCGGTTGCTCAAGTTGAAACGCGGATAA
- a CDS encoding DeoR/GlpR family DNA-binding transcription regulator — protein MPSPASTSADSDDKILMTGHRRARIVEQVQREGSMRVADLAARFDVSEVTIRSDLVILEREGRLLRDRGGAVAKGSHHFVTSLLGVDQRASLHLDKKRRIGAAAAQRVSPGDAILIDAGTTAVEIARQLTHVSPLTVVTNALNVALELGAAAGQRLIMLGGTFNRESASTVGALTEQSLAELSVQKLFLGTQAMDADGLTDSTMEIAQAKRAMIRSARQVILVTDSSKWGTSSLTKVCPLTEVDTIITDNELPADARTQIEALGIELVLV, from the coding sequence ATGCCCTCCCCTGCTTCCACTTCAGCCGACTCGGATGACAAAATTCTCATGACCGGCCATCGGCGCGCCCGGATCGTCGAACAGGTGCAGCGCGAAGGCTCCATGCGCGTGGCCGACCTGGCGGCCCGCTTCGATGTATCCGAGGTTACGATACGCAGCGATCTGGTGATTCTTGAGCGCGAGGGACGCTTGCTGCGCGATCGCGGCGGCGCGGTCGCCAAGGGCAGCCACCACTTCGTCACGTCTCTCCTCGGTGTGGATCAGCGCGCTTCACTTCATCTCGATAAAAAACGCCGTATCGGTGCGGCCGCCGCGCAACGCGTATCGCCCGGTGACGCCATCCTGATCGATGCCGGCACGACTGCGGTCGAGATCGCCCGACAACTCACGCACGTCTCGCCGCTCACCGTTGTCACCAACGCCCTCAACGTCGCCCTCGAGCTCGGCGCGGCCGCCGGCCAGCGGTTGATCATGCTGGGCGGCACGTTCAACCGCGAATCCGCCAGCACCGTGGGCGCGCTCACCGAACAAAGCCTCGCCGAACTCTCCGTGCAGAAACTCTTCCTCGGCACACAGGCGATGGATGCCGACGGCCTCACCGACTCGACCATGGAAATCGCCCAGGCAAAGCGCGCCATGATCCGCTCGGCACGTCAGGTGATCCTCGTCACCGACTCGAGCAAGTGGGGCACGTCCAGCCTTACCAAGGTCTGCCCGCTCACCGAGGTCGACACGATCATCACGGATAACGAGCTCCCCGCCGACGCCCGCACCCAGATCGAAGCCCTCGGCATCGAACTGGTGCTGGTTTAA